Proteins encoded within one genomic window of Brenneria nigrifluens DSM 30175 = ATCC 13028:
- a CDS encoding LysR family transcriptional regulator, with translation MNAILLKTFLTIVKAGSINKSAEELFVAQSTVTKRLQVLENELGFDLFERNKGIREIKLTEAGSSFLEIAEKWYDFFLEIETIKSNESRINITIGCLNSINFAIFTPLYRALINHESKMNVKIVTTHSIDIFGLIEKRIIDVGFSFSDLKSQNTMSFKLYSEPMVGLCLPSSILAGKEEVKLEQLQVKDEYYVRWDEDFERWHMQGFGRIHGFNAQFDNGHLIMNLLSHGTDWAIVPSSTALFAQKQHGCVSFRLAQNCHPPSRVVYMVMHKNQKKSTQKGVAKLAALLHELSGLLAKEIPDIEFYTQNIIESLEVG, from the coding sequence ATGAATGCTATCTTACTAAAAACATTTTTAACCATTGTAAAAGCAGGGAGTATCAATAAATCGGCCGAGGAACTTTTTGTTGCTCAATCCACTGTAACAAAAAGATTACAGGTACTTGAAAATGAATTAGGATTTGATCTATTTGAGCGAAATAAGGGTATAAGAGAAATAAAACTGACAGAGGCAGGTAGTTCTTTCCTTGAGATTGCTGAGAAATGGTATGACTTTTTTCTGGAAATAGAAACGATAAAATCCAATGAATCGAGAATAAACATTACAATAGGATGTCTCAATAGTATTAATTTCGCAATCTTTACTCCTCTTTACCGAGCGCTTATTAACCATGAAAGCAAAATGAATGTGAAAATCGTGACAACGCACTCTATCGATATTTTTGGTTTGATTGAAAAACGAATAATTGATGTTGGGTTCTCTTTCTCGGATTTGAAATCTCAAAACACCATGAGTTTTAAACTATACAGTGAGCCTATGGTCGGGTTGTGTCTTCCAAGCTCTATTCTGGCGGGAAAAGAAGAAGTTAAGCTTGAGCAACTTCAGGTTAAAGATGAGTATTATGTCCGCTGGGATGAGGATTTTGAACGCTGGCATATGCAAGGGTTTGGGCGTATTCATGGTTTTAATGCTCAGTTTGATAACGGTCATCTGATCATGAACTTATTATCACATGGAACAGACTGGGCTATTGTCCCCAGTTCTACGGCTTTATTTGCCCAAAAACAGCACGGATGCGTATCCTTTCGTCTGGCTCAAAACTGTCATCCGCCCAGTAGAGTGGTTTATATGGTTATGCATAAAAACCAGAAGAAAAGTACGCAGAAAGGCGTGGCTAAACTGGCTGCTTTATTACATGAATTATCTGGATTGTTAGCGAAAGAAATACCGGACATCGAGTTTTATACCCAAAATATTATTGAGAGTTTGGAAGTTGGTTGA
- a CDS encoding MFS transporter, whose protein sequence is MNSTNNKPGRFRWVIASLIFCVYTVAAADRANIGVVLPFIRSDFHMSNTEAGALASLFLLAYAIAQIPSGFLYAKFGVRKIFSISMILTSLATCFVGFSTSILGLKVSRFILGLAEGPLPIGITSTINRWFPASEKGLVTAIFLSAAKFGPVLVPPLCAIIIYHYSWHYVFYFFAIPGLFLSVIWYLIVTNSPRESKFCSPEELDIIEEKIPTGKVIAHTQKSRPIYANEKSFKLLDRIIRTKEVPLISTKKEIFKSWNVLGSMLGYFFMMGIVNVLLAWIPTYLMNEKGFSVMKMGMLASAPWIGAVIGNLLGGWCSDRLLNKRRKPLMMASAIATVVMMITLINAPDNPIILGGLLLLTGILFNLGFSAYMVYPMALTTKEVFPIAGSIINTGGQLGGAACPLIAGLLLDNFSWGYVFGFMAICSFLCLLVLMTINEPIQTKATL, encoded by the coding sequence ATGAATAGCACAAATAATAAACCAGGGCGTTTTCGCTGGGTCATTGCATCACTTATCTTTTGCGTTTATACCGTAGCTGCTGCTGACAGAGCAAATATCGGTGTTGTGTTACCCTTTATCCGATCTGATTTTCATATGTCCAATACTGAAGCGGGAGCACTGGCCAGTCTTTTTCTGTTGGCCTATGCCATAGCACAAATACCTAGTGGTTTCCTCTATGCTAAATTTGGCGTGAGAAAGATATTTTCAATATCAATGATATTGACTTCGCTGGCGACGTGCTTTGTTGGTTTCTCTACCTCAATTCTGGGGTTAAAAGTATCGAGGTTTATATTGGGCCTGGCGGAAGGTCCCTTACCCATAGGTATTACGTCAACCATTAATCGTTGGTTCCCGGCCTCAGAAAAAGGACTGGTCACAGCAATCTTTTTATCAGCGGCGAAATTTGGCCCGGTCCTTGTTCCTCCGTTATGTGCCATCATTATCTATCACTACAGTTGGCATTACGTTTTCTATTTCTTTGCCATTCCGGGCCTGTTTCTTTCCGTCATCTGGTATTTAATCGTTACCAATTCACCACGAGAAAGTAAATTTTGCTCGCCGGAAGAATTAGATATCATTGAAGAGAAAATCCCTACCGGAAAAGTCATAGCACACACGCAAAAATCGCGGCCTATCTATGCCAACGAAAAATCATTCAAATTATTAGACAGGATAATCCGTACTAAAGAAGTTCCGTTGATCAGTACCAAAAAAGAAATCTTTAAATCATGGAATGTACTTGGCAGCATGCTCGGCTACTTTTTCATGATGGGCATCGTGAACGTTTTGCTGGCATGGATCCCAACCTATTTAATGAATGAGAAAGGCTTCTCGGTAATGAAAATGGGGATGCTTGCATCCGCTCCCTGGATTGGCGCCGTGATCGGTAACCTGTTGGGTGGATGGTGCTCGGACAGACTGCTAAACAAACGCAGAAAACCTTTGATGATGGCCTCCGCCATTGCAACCGTGGTCATGATGATAACGCTGATCAACGCACCAGATAATCCCATTATCCTTGGAGGACTGCTGTTGTTAACCGGTATCCTGTTCAACCTGGGTTTCTCCGCCTACATGGTTTATCCCATGGCGCTCACAACCAAAGAGGTGTTTCCTATTGCCGGTTCCATTATCAACACTGGAGGACAACTGGGTGGAGCGGCATGTCCTCTAATTGCGGGACTTCTGCTGGATAACTTCAGTTGGGGTTATGTATTCGGTTTTATGGCTATCTGCTCGTTTCTGTGCTTGCTGGTGCTAATGACCATCAACGAACCGATACAGACCAAGGCAACACTCTGA
- the rplM gene encoding 50S ribosomal protein L13: MKTFTAKPETVKRDWYVVDASGKTLGRLATELASRLRGKHKAEYTPHVDTGDYIIVLNADKVAVTGNKRTDKIYYHHTGHIGGIKQATFEEMIARRPERVIEIAVKGMLPKGPLGRAMFRKLKVYAGTEHNHAAQQPQVLDI; the protein is encoded by the coding sequence ATGAAAACTTTTACAGCTAAACCAGAAACCGTAAAACGCGACTGGTACGTTGTTGACGCGAGCGGTAAGACCTTGGGTCGCCTCGCAACTGAACTGGCTAGTCGCCTGCGCGGCAAGCATAAAGCGGAATACACTCCGCACGTTGATACGGGTGATTACATCATCGTCCTGAACGCAGATAAAGTTGCCGTAACCGGTAACAAGCGTACTGACAAGATTTATTACCACCACACCGGCCACATCGGTGGTATCAAACAAGCGACCTTTGAAGAGATGATTGCCCGCCGTCCTGAGCGCGTGATTGAAATCGCGGTTAAAGGCATGCTGCCGAAGGGCCCGCTGGGTCGTGCCATGTTCCGTAAGCTGAAAGTTTACGCGGGCACCGAGCACAATCACGCGGCACAGCAACCGCAAGTTCTGGACATTTAA
- a CDS encoding glutamate synthase small subunit, whose protein sequence is MSQNVYQFIDLQRVDPPKKPLKIRKIEFVEIYEPFSESQSKAQADRCLSCGNPYCEWKCPVHNYIPNWLKLANEGRIIEAAELSHQTNSLPEVCGRVCPQDRLCEGSCTLNDEFGAVTIGNIERYINDKALEMGWKPDMSGVQSTGKRVAIIGAGPAGLACADVLARNGVQAVVFDRHPEIGGLLTFGIPAFKLEKEVMVKRREIFSGMGIEFRLNTEVGKDVRMKDLLDEFDSVFLGVGTYQSMRGGLENEEAPGVYDALPFLIANTKQLMGFEASFEEPYVTMQGKRVVVLGGGDTAMDCVRTSIRQGATHVICAYRRDEENMPGSKREVKNSREEGVEFKFNLQPLSIEINEAGSVCGVRMARTELGAPDANGRRRPEIVAGSEHVLEADAVIMAFGFRPHKMAWLAEHDVELDGQGRIIAPENSDNAFQTSNPKIFAGGDAVRGSDLVVTAIAEGRKAAAGILDFLEV, encoded by the coding sequence ATGAGTCAGAATGTTTATCAATTTATCGATTTACAGCGCGTTGATCCGCCCAAAAAACCGCTGAAAATTCGTAAAATTGAATTTGTAGAAATTTACGAACCGTTCTCGGAGAGCCAGTCCAAGGCACAGGCCGATCGCTGCCTGTCCTGCGGCAACCCTTACTGCGAATGGAAATGCCCGGTTCATAACTATATTCCCAACTGGCTGAAGCTGGCGAATGAAGGACGGATTATCGAAGCGGCGGAACTGTCGCATCAGACCAACAGCCTGCCGGAAGTGTGCGGCCGGGTGTGCCCGCAGGATCGCCTGTGCGAAGGTTCCTGTACGCTGAATGACGAATTCGGCGCGGTCACCATCGGCAATATCGAACGCTATATCAACGACAAGGCGCTGGAAATGGGCTGGAAGCCGGATATGTCCGGCGTTCAATCCACCGGTAAACGCGTGGCGATTATCGGCGCAGGCCCCGCCGGCCTGGCCTGTGCCGACGTACTGGCGCGCAACGGCGTACAGGCTGTGGTGTTCGATCGCCATCCTGAGATTGGCGGCCTGCTGACCTTCGGCATCCCGGCGTTCAAGCTGGAAAAAGAAGTGATGGTCAAGCGCCGTGAAATCTTCAGCGGCATGGGCATCGAATTCCGCCTGAACACCGAAGTGGGTAAAGACGTGCGGATGAAAGATCTGCTGGATGAGTTCGATTCGGTGTTCCTCGGCGTCGGGACCTATCAATCCATGCGCGGCGGGCTGGAAAACGAAGAAGCGCCGGGCGTCTATGACGCTCTGCCGTTTCTGATCGCCAATACCAAGCAGCTTATGGGCTTCGAAGCCTCATTCGAAGAACCTTACGTCACCATGCAAGGCAAACGCGTGGTGGTGCTGGGCGGCGGCGATACCGCGATGGACTGCGTGCGGACCTCGATTCGCCAGGGCGCGACGCACGTTATCTGCGCCTATCGCCGCGATGAAGAGAACATGCCGGGCTCCAAGCGCGAAGTGAAAAACTCGCGGGAGGAAGGGGTAGAATTCAAATTCAACCTGCAGCCGCTGAGCATTGAAATTAACGAAGCCGGCAGCGTGTGCGGCGTCAGAATGGCGCGCACCGAGTTGGGCGCGCCCGATGCCAACGGGCGCCGCCGTCCTGAAATCGTCGCCGGTTCGGAGCACGTGCTGGAAGCGGATGCGGTGATAATGGCTTTCGGCTTCCGTCCTCACAAGATGGCGTGGCTGGCCGAACACGACGTCGAACTGGATGGTCAGGGCCGCATCATCGCCCCGGAAAACAGCGATAACGCGTTCCAGACCAGCAACCCGAAAATCTTTGCCGGCGGCGATGCCGTACGCGGCTCGGACCTGGTGGTGACCGCCATTGCCGAAGGGCGCAAAGCCGCCGCAGGCATTTTGGACTTCCTGGAAGTCTGA
- the sspB gene encoding ClpXP protease specificity-enhancing factor, giving the protein MALSQLSPRRPYLLRAFYDWLLDNQLTPHLVVDITLPGVMVPMEFARDGQIVLNIAPRAVGGLELADDSVRFNARFGGVPRQVSVPMAAVLAIYARENGAGTMFEPEPAYESTGELDDFQDEDVTASTVMSIVDNNPDASDENDNPDDDPPQPPKGRRPSLRVVK; this is encoded by the coding sequence ATGGCGTTGTCTCAACTGTCTCCGCGTCGTCCGTATCTGTTGCGGGCTTTTTATGACTGGCTGCTGGATAACCAGTTGACGCCTCATCTGGTGGTCGATATTACTCTGCCGGGTGTTATGGTCCCGATGGAATTTGCCCGCGACGGGCAGATTGTGCTGAATATCGCACCCCGAGCCGTTGGCGGTCTTGAGTTGGCTGATGACAGCGTGCGCTTTAACGCCCGTTTCGGCGGCGTGCCGCGTCAGGTGTCTGTACCCATGGCGGCGGTGTTGGCGATTTACGCCCGGGAGAACGGCGCCGGCACGATGTTTGAGCCTGAGCCCGCCTATGAATCGACGGGCGAACTCGACGATTTTCAGGATGAGGACGTCACGGCCAGTACGGTGATGTCGATCGTCGACAATAATCCGGACGCATCGGATGAAAATGATAATCCCGATGACGATCCGCCGCAGCCTCCCAAGGGAAGAAGACCGTCACTGCGGGTGGTTAAATAA
- a CDS encoding (S)-acetoin forming diacetyl reductase, with protein MTVKVALITGAGQGIGRAIALRLAKDGFSIAVVDYNMDTARNVAQEIEQGGGQAIALKADVADRDAVFAAVAETQKKFGDFNVIVNNAGIAPSTLIEDITPEIVDRVYNINVKGVIWGIQAAVEAFKSLGHGGKIINACSQAGHVGNPELAVYSSSKFAVRGLTQSAARDLAPLGITVNGFCPGIVKTPMWEEIDRKISESAGKPAGYGTAEFAKRITLGRLSEPEDVAACVAYLAGPDSDYMTGQSLLIDGGMVFS; from the coding sequence ATGACGGTTAAAGTAGCGCTTATTACTGGCGCAGGTCAGGGGATTGGCCGCGCTATTGCGCTTAGACTGGCGAAAGACGGCTTTTCCATCGCCGTGGTTGACTACAACATGGATACCGCCCGTAACGTGGCGCAAGAGATTGAGCAAGGCGGCGGCCAGGCTATCGCCCTTAAGGCTGACGTTGCCGATCGGGACGCGGTTTTTGCGGCAGTCGCAGAGACCCAGAAAAAATTCGGCGACTTCAACGTCATCGTCAACAACGCAGGGATTGCGCCTTCCACGCTTATTGAAGACATTACCCCGGAAATTGTCGACCGGGTGTATAACATCAACGTTAAAGGGGTTATCTGGGGCATCCAGGCCGCGGTCGAGGCGTTTAAATCCCTCGGGCACGGCGGAAAAATCATTAACGCCTGTTCTCAGGCGGGTCACGTTGGCAACCCGGAACTGGCGGTATACAGCTCCAGCAAATTTGCCGTGCGCGGTCTGACGCAATCCGCCGCGCGCGATCTGGCGCCGCTGGGCATTACCGTGAACGGCTTCTGCCCGGGAATTGTAAAAACGCCGATGTGGGAAGAGATCGACCGTAAAATCTCCGAATCAGCGGGAAAACCCGCGGGCTACGGCACCGCCGAATTTGCCAAACGCATCACCCTGGGACGCCTCTCCGAACCGGAAGACGTCGCCGCCTGCGTCGCCTATCTGGCAGGCCCCGATTCCGACTATATGACGGGGCAGTCCTTGCTGATCGACGGCGGTATGGTATTCAGTTAA
- a CDS encoding RraA family protein yields MSNNGFQIKKYFNRPQKYLIDEFKKLPAANIGDVMNRQFCLSNKIRPLNDLKLAGPAFTVNLRSGDNLLFYKAIGMASPGDVIVVNGQGGEKNALMGELMLRWAMKKGIAGIIINGMVRDLDFIQQSPISVFALGATPAGPFKDGPGEINFPISIDGVVITPGDMIVADLDGAVVVRQNDLESVLEKTKYVTEKEENIKTQIENDEWDMSWVDEKLLEKNCIYL; encoded by the coding sequence ATGTCAAATAATGGATTTCAGATTAAAAAATATTTTAATAGACCACAAAAATATTTGATAGATGAGTTCAAGAAACTACCAGCGGCAAATATCGGCGACGTCATGAATCGTCAGTTCTGCCTGAGCAATAAAATCAGGCCGCTGAATGACTTAAAACTCGCAGGTCCGGCCTTTACGGTCAATTTGCGTAGTGGGGATAACCTTCTGTTTTACAAGGCTATTGGAATGGCTTCTCCAGGTGATGTTATTGTGGTAAATGGGCAAGGTGGTGAAAAAAATGCGCTGATGGGAGAACTCATGCTGCGCTGGGCGATGAAAAAAGGCATTGCAGGGATCATTATCAACGGTATGGTTCGTGATCTGGATTTTATTCAACAATCACCTATTTCGGTATTTGCTTTAGGGGCAACCCCTGCCGGTCCTTTTAAAGATGGTCCTGGAGAGATTAATTTCCCTATTTCTATCGATGGTGTTGTTATCACTCCGGGGGACATGATCGTTGCAGACCTTGATGGTGCTGTCGTCGTCAGGCAGAATGACCTTGAATCCGTATTAGAAAAAACAAAATACGTTACAGAAAAAGAAGAAAATATCAAAACCCAGATAGAAAATGACGAATGGGATATGTCGTGGGTGGATGAAAAACTTTTGGAAAAAAACTGTATTTATCTTTGA
- the degQ gene encoding serine endoprotease DegQ has protein sequence MKKKSLLFSALAMSISLTLSSLPAANAALPAVVPGQQQLPSLAPMLEKVLPAVVSVHIEGTRVQRQRIPEEFKFFFGPNLPTDKQSSRPFEGLGSGVIIDAAKGYVLTNNHVINNADKIRVQLNDGREYEAKLIGRDEQSDIALLQLNDAKNLVEIKMADSDQLRVGDFAVAVGNPFGLGQTATSGIISALGRSGLNLEGLENFIQTDASINRGNSGGALVNLNGELIGINTAILAPGGGNIGIGFAIPSNMAQNLAQQLVEFGEVKRGVLGIKGSEMTAEMAKAFKVDAQRGAFVSEVLPQSAAAKAGIKAGDVLTSLDGKPINSFAELRAKIGTTAPGKTVKIGLLREGKRQEVSVILDNSASATTNAETLYPALQGASLTNGQLKDGSKGVQIDNVAKDSPAAQIGLQKGDIIIGVNRERVENITQLRKVLEAKPAVLALNIVRGDETIYLLLR, from the coding sequence ATGAAGAAAAAATCTTTATTATTTAGTGCACTGGCAATGAGCATAAGCTTAACCCTGTCATCGTTACCGGCCGCCAACGCCGCGTTGCCCGCAGTGGTTCCCGGGCAGCAGCAGCTTCCCAGCCTGGCGCCCATGCTGGAAAAAGTGTTGCCCGCGGTGGTCAGCGTGCATATCGAAGGAACCCGGGTGCAACGCCAGCGTATCCCCGAAGAGTTCAAGTTCTTCTTCGGCCCCAATCTCCCGACAGATAAACAAAGCTCCCGTCCCTTTGAAGGACTGGGCTCGGGCGTCATTATCGACGCCGCGAAAGGTTACGTCCTGACCAATAATCACGTAATTAATAATGCGGATAAAATTCGCGTACAGCTGAATGACGGACGCGAATACGAGGCGAAATTGATCGGTCGCGACGAACAGAGCGATATTGCCCTGCTGCAACTGAACGACGCCAAAAATCTGGTGGAGATCAAAATGGCCGACTCCGACCAACTGCGCGTGGGCGATTTTGCCGTCGCCGTGGGGAACCCGTTCGGCCTGGGGCAAACGGCCACCTCCGGCATCATCTCGGCGCTGGGCCGCAGCGGGCTGAATCTGGAAGGGTTGGAAAACTTCATACAGACCGATGCCTCCATCAATCGCGGTAACTCCGGCGGCGCATTGGTTAACCTGAACGGCGAACTGATCGGCATTAATACCGCTATTCTGGCCCCTGGGGGCGGAAACATCGGCATCGGCTTCGCCATTCCCAGCAATATGGCGCAAAACCTGGCGCAGCAACTGGTTGAGTTCGGCGAGGTGAAACGCGGCGTGCTGGGCATTAAAGGCAGCGAAATGACCGCCGAAATGGCGAAAGCCTTCAAGGTCGACGCGCAGCGCGGCGCGTTCGTCAGTGAAGTGCTGCCGCAATCCGCCGCCGCGAAAGCAGGGATCAAGGCGGGCGATGTCCTCACCTCGCTGGACGGAAAACCGATCAACAGCTTTGCCGAACTGCGCGCCAAGATAGGCACCACCGCGCCGGGAAAAACCGTGAAGATAGGCCTGCTGCGCGAGGGTAAACGCCAGGAAGTTTCCGTGATTTTGGATAACAGCGCCTCCGCCACAACCAACGCGGAAACCCTGTACCCGGCGCTACAGGGCGCCTCCCTGACCAACGGGCAGTTGAAAGACGGCAGCAAAGGCGTACAGATTGATAACGTCGCCAAAGATTCGCCCGCGGCGCAGATTGGCCTGCAGAAGGGCGATATCATCATCGGCGTCAACCGTGAGCGGGTGGAAAACATCACCCAGTTGCGTAAGGTTCTGGAGGCGAAACCTGCCGTGCTGGCGCTGAACATCGTGCGGGGCGACGAAACGATTTACCTGCTATTGCGTTAA
- the zapE gene encoding cell division protein ZapE, producing MQQTTPLALYRQALSAGEYQPDEVQHQTVARLETIHQALCERAARSAGGQGKWRAWLGLSDKRVADPVQGLYMWGGVGRGKTWLMDLFFHSLPTERKLRLHFHRFMLRVHQELNQLQGLENPLEKVADGFKAETDVLCFDEFFVSDITDAMLLAELLRALFSRGITLVATSNIPPDELYRNGLQRARFLPAIELIKQHCEVRNVDAGIDYRLRTLTQAHLYLTPLGAQTEATMRQMFTRLSGQPWVTPGPVLEINHHPLPTLGASEGVLAVDFTTLCAQARSQNDYIVLSRLYHSVLLHNVTAMGGAEENTARRFLALVDEFYERRIKLVISAQVSMFELYQGERLKFEYQRCLSRLQEMQSEEYLRQQHLA from the coding sequence ATGCAGCAAACAACACCGTTGGCGCTTTACCGGCAAGCGCTGTCAGCCGGGGAATATCAGCCCGACGAAGTACAGCATCAAACCGTGGCGCGCTTGGAGACCATCCATCAGGCATTGTGCGAGCGCGCGGCGCGCTCCGCCGGCGGGCAGGGAAAATGGCGCGCGTGGCTGGGATTAAGCGATAAACGCGTCGCGGATCCGGTTCAAGGGCTATATATGTGGGGCGGCGTGGGGCGCGGCAAAACCTGGCTGATGGACCTGTTTTTCCACAGTTTGCCGACGGAGCGAAAACTGCGGCTGCACTTTCACCGCTTTATGCTGCGGGTGCACCAGGAACTGAACCAGCTCCAGGGGCTGGAAAACCCGCTGGAAAAGGTCGCCGATGGCTTTAAAGCCGAAACGGACGTGCTCTGTTTCGATGAGTTTTTCGTCAGCGACATTACGGACGCCATGCTGTTGGCCGAGTTGCTGCGCGCGCTGTTTTCCCGCGGCATCACCCTGGTGGCCACCTCGAACATTCCGCCGGACGAACTGTATCGCAACGGCCTACAGCGGGCGCGTTTTCTACCGGCGATTGAACTGATCAAGCAGCATTGCGAAGTGCGTAACGTCGACGCGGGGATTGATTACCGCTTACGGACGCTGACGCAGGCCCATCTCTATCTGACGCCGCTTGGCGCGCAGACGGAAGCGACGATGCGGCAGATGTTTACCCGCCTGTCGGGGCAGCCGTGGGTGACGCCGGGCCCGGTCCTGGAGATAAATCATCACCCTTTGCCCACCCTGGGCGCGAGCGAGGGCGTGCTGGCCGTCGACTTCACCACGCTGTGCGCACAGGCGCGCAGCCAGAACGATTACATCGTCTTGTCGCGCCTTTATCACAGCGTACTGCTGCACAACGTTACGGCGATGGGCGGCGCGGAGGAGAATACCGCCCGCCGTTTTCTGGCGCTGGTGGATGAGTTTTACGAGCGGCGGATTAAACTGGTTATCTCCGCGCAGGTATCCATGTTCGAGCTTTATCAGGGAGAGCGCCTGAAGTTTGAGTACCAGCGCTGTTTATCGCGTCTGCAGGAAATGCAGAGCGAGGAGTATCTGCGCCAGCAGCATCTGGCGTAA
- the rpsI gene encoding 30S ribosomal protein S9 translates to MAENQYYGTGRRKSSAARVFIKPGSGNIVINQRSLEQYFGRETARMVVRQPLELVDMVGKFDLYITVKGGGISGQAGAIRHGITRALMEYDESLRGELRKAGFVTRDARKVERKKVGLRKARRRPQFSKR, encoded by the coding sequence ATGGCTGAAAATCAATACTACGGCACTGGTCGCCGCAAAAGCTCCGCCGCTCGCGTGTTTATCAAACCGGGCAGCGGTAATATCGTTATCAACCAGCGTAGTCTGGAACAGTACTTCGGTCGTGAAACTGCCCGCATGGTAGTTCGTCAGCCGCTGGAACTGGTCGACATGGTTGGTAAATTCGACCTGTACATCACCGTTAAGGGTGGTGGTATCTCCGGTCAGGCCGGGGCGATCCGTCATGGTATCACCCGCGCGCTGATGGAGTATGATGAGTCTCTGCGTGGCGAACTGCGTAAGGCAGGCTTCGTGACTCGCGATGCTCGTAAGGTTGAACGTAAGAAAGTCGGTCTGCGTAAAGCACGCCGCCGTCCTCAGTTCTCCAAGCGTTAA
- a CDS encoding GNAT family N-acetyltransferase, with the protein MNVTIRNAEKKDAGIILAMITELAIYEKARHEVVTDQQGIEDSLFALDSKTEALIGEADGVPVGYAVFFTSYSTWLGRNGIYLEDLYVTPDRRGKGIGKTLLRHIAWLAAERNCGRLEWCVLDWNQPAIDFYRSIGATPQNEWIRYRLENETLHAFAGKKK; encoded by the coding sequence ATGAACGTCACCATCCGCAACGCAGAAAAAAAAGACGCTGGAATCATCCTCGCCATGATTACCGAACTGGCTATTTACGAAAAAGCGCGCCATGAAGTGGTTACCGACCAACAAGGCATCGAAGACAGCTTATTCGCTCTGGACAGTAAAACCGAAGCCCTGATAGGCGAGGCGGATGGCGTCCCGGTGGGCTACGCGGTATTTTTTACCAGCTATTCCACCTGGCTGGGGCGCAATGGCATCTACCTTGAAGACCTGTACGTCACGCCGGACCGCCGGGGAAAAGGGATAGGCAAAACCCTGCTGCGTCATATCGCATGGCTGGCCGCGGAACGTAACTGCGGCCGTCTGGAATGGTGCGTACTCGACTGGAATCAGCCGGCGATCGATTTTTACCGCAGCATCGGCGCGACGCCCCAGAACGAATGGATTCGCTATCGCCTGGAAAATGAAACGCTGCACGCGTTTGCCGGGAAAAAGAAATAG
- the zapG gene encoding Z-ring associated protein ZapG — MTWEYALIGLVAGIIIGAVAMRFGNRKLRQQQALQHELEKSKAELEEYRQELVGHFSRSAELLDNMANDYRQLYQHMAKSSSSLLPDIPGQDNPFNYRLTEAEADNDQAPVDMPPRDYSDGASGLLRGEPPVRK; from the coding sequence ATGACTTGGGAGTATGCGCTGATTGGTTTAGTCGCCGGTATTATCATTGGTGCCGTCGCCATGCGTTTTGGCAATCGTAAGCTGCGCCAACAACAGGCGCTGCAGCACGAACTGGAGAAGAGCAAAGCCGAACTGGAAGAGTATCGTCAGGAGCTGGTCGGACATTTTTCCCGTAGCGCGGAGCTGCTGGATAATATGGCGAATGATTACCGTCAGCTTTACCAACACATGGCCAAAAGCTCCAGTAGTCTGCTGCCGGATATTCCCGGCCAGGATAACCCGTTTAACTATCGCCTAACCGAGGCGGAAGCGGATAACGATCAGGCCCCGGTCGATATGCCGCCGCGCGACTACTCCGACGGCGCCTCCGGCCTGCTGCGCGGCGAGCCTCCCGTCCGCAAGTAA
- the sspA gene encoding stringent starvation protein SspA, whose translation MAVAANKRSVMTLFSGPSDIFSHQVRIVLAEKGVSVEIEQVDLDNLPQDLIDLNPYGSVPTLVDRELTLYESRIIMEYLDERFPHPPLMPVYPVARGNSRLMMHRIENDWYSLLKKIIQGSAQDADSARKQLREELLAVAPVFNEAPYFMSEEFSLVDCYLAPLLWRLPQLGIELSGSGAKELKGYMTRVFERDAFLASLTEAEREMRLQTRG comes from the coding sequence ATGGCTGTCGCTGCCAACAAACGTTCGGTAATGACGCTGTTTTCTGGTCCGTCCGACATTTTTAGCCATCAGGTCCGCATCGTACTGGCGGAAAAAGGGGTGAGTGTCGAGATTGAGCAGGTAGACCTGGATAATCTGCCTCAGGATCTTATTGACCTCAATCCTTATGGTTCGGTTCCGACGCTGGTCGATCGGGAACTGACGCTCTATGAATCACGGATTATCATGGAGTATCTGGATGAACGTTTTCCTCATCCGCCGCTGATGCCCGTCTATCCGGTGGCGCGCGGCAACAGCCGTCTGATGATGCACCGCATTGAGAACGACTGGTATTCTCTGCTGAAGAAAATCATACAGGGCAGCGCTCAGGACGCGGATAGCGCTCGTAAACAGTTGCGTGAAGAACTGCTGGCGGTTGCGCCTGTGTTCAACGAAGCGCCTTACTTTATGAGCGAAGAGTTCAGCCTGGTGGATTGTTATCTGGCCCCGCTGTTATGGCGCCTGCCGCAATTAGGCATTGAATTGAGCGGTTCTGGTGCGAAAGAATTGAAAGGCTACATGACGCGCGTATTTGAGCGTGATGCGTTTCTCGCTTCCCTGACGGAAGCAGAACGTGAAATGCGTTTGCAAACCAGAGGTTAA